The Rhopalosiphum maidis isolate BTI-1 chromosome 1, ASM367621v3, whole genome shotgun sequence genome has a segment encoding these proteins:
- the LOC113547981 gene encoding isopentenyl-diphosphate Delta-isomerase 1 — MKLIFKSLGTLPIRRFLSTVPKPLNPVQEAALKERCILVDQHDQECGFASKRDCHRLVNGNLPLHRAFSVFLFNTKDELLLQQRSSTKITFPDHYTNSCCSHPLYEIEHERKDLEGAKAAACRRLVFELGIPSSQCQPKDLQYITRIRYMSEGDGTWGEHEIDYIFILHKDVSLDPNPDEVSTALYIPKSKMNKFLKNLNHPITPWFNLIVQNELTNWWDNLRSLEKVMNHKKIISY; from the exons atgaagttgatttttaaatcattgggTACATTACCCATACGTCGATTTCTATCAACTGTACCAAAACCATTAAATCCTGTACAAGAAGCTGCCCTCAAAGAACGCTGTATACTTGTTGACCAACATGACCAAGAGTGTGGCTTTGCCAGTAAACGAGACTGTCATAGATTAGTAAATGGGAACCTTCCATTACACCGTGCGTTCAGTGTGTTTTTATTCAACACCAAGGATGAACTACTATTACAACAGCGTTCATCAACCAAGATTACATTCCCTGATCATTATACAAATTCTTGCTGCAGTCATCCACTGTATGAGATTGAACATGAGCGCAAAGACTTAGAAGGTGCTAAAGCTGCTGCTTGTCGCAGACTTGTGTTTGAATTAGGAATTCCTTCAAGCCAGTGTCAACCTAAAGACTTGCAATATATAACTAGAAtaag gtacatgtCTGAAGGAGATGGAACGTGGGGTGAACAtgaaattgattatatatttattttgcataaagATGTTTCTTTGGATCCCAATCCAGATGAAGTGAGTACTGCCTTATATATTCCcaaatcaaaaatgaataaatttttaaagaatttaaatcatCCAATTACACCATGGTTTAATCTAATTGTACAAAACGAATTGACTAACTGGTGGGACAATTTAAGATCTCTGGAGAAAGTCatgaatcataaaaaaattattagttattaa
- the LOC113559130 gene encoding E3 ubiquitin-protein ligase KCMF1-like isoform X1, whose product MSRHEGVSCDACMRGNFKGRRFKCLKCYDYDLCANCYEAGATTPRHSVDHPMQCILTRADFELYYGGESLVSDQPQAFTCPFCGRMGLTEVVLTEHVTAEHPDFTTEVVCPVCAAHPGGDPNLLTDDFSVHLQMQHRASPSVPRDLISFLDEPVARHSVRRIPQSARGMGSTRVRRAINFRYRAANGGTRDGSDPIAELLSQLSGVRRAQSNSVPGSSASSSQGTHNVSSQLQQLQMQLQLERQQVRAARQQLERLPRRQGHGSSAAAASLANNNIVGSGAPTQAAGTSSNLLSIQVVDSNSNQNQSARNSSSQYLIKYIDAPLNESEQQKLEIDRADRSFFMQELLLSMLTPNGAMPATITAKKDQSPLTTVAQPQVSQALAKTIVPDTKQRQSNSRPSPPPPQQSANHVIGVPHRYSSPPSRNRQAVMQSQIPQPAANVRKQPKVSDPSPSH is encoded by the exons ATGTCACGTCATGAAG GTGTTAGCTGTGATGCGTGTATGAGAGGAAACTTTAAAGGACGTcgtttcaaatgtttaaaatgctATGATTATGATCTTTGTGCTAATTGTTATGAAGCAGGCGCAACTACACCACGTCATTCAGTTGATCATCCAATGCAGTGTATTTTAACACGTGCTGACTTCGAGCTATACTATGGTGGAGAATCATTGGTATCTGATCAGCCTCAAGCATTCACATGTCCATTTTGTGGACGTATGGGTCTTACAGAAGTAGTGTTAACAGAACATGTTACAGCTGAACACCCAGATTTTACTACTGAAGTT gtatgtCCAGTTTGTGCAGCACACCCAGGAGGTGATCCAAATTTATTAACAGATGatttttctgttcatttaCAAATGCAACATCGTGCCAGTCCAAGTGTTCCCAGAGAtttgatttcattttta GATGAACCTGTTGCAAGACATTCAGTTCGGCGTATACCACAGTCTGCAAGAGGTATGGGAAGTACAAGGGTTCGAAGAGCTATCAATTTCAGGTACCGGGCAGCAAA TGGTGGAACGAGAGATGGTTCAGATCCAATTGCTGAGCTATTATCGCAGTTAAGTGGAGTTCGTAGAGCACAATCTAATAGTGTGCCTGGATCGTCAGCAAGTAGCTCACAAGGCACTCACAATGTTTCTTCACAGCTGCAACAGTTGCAGATGCAGCTGCAGCTTGAAAGACAACAAGTCAGg gcTGCTAGACAACAATTAGAACGTTTACCTCGACGCCAAGGACATGGTTCATCTGCAGCAGCTGCATCATTggctaacaataatatagttggaTCTGGAGCACCAACACAAGCTGCTGGTACATCATCTAACTTACTTAGTATACAAGTAGTAGATTCAAACTCTAACCAAAATCAGTCTGCACGTAATAGTTCGTCACAATATCTAAtcaa atatattgatGCTCCATTAAATGAATCTGAACAACAGAAATTGGAAATAGATCGTGCTGACCGTAGCTTCTTTAtgcaagaattattattatctatgttgACTCCAAATGGAGCTATGCCAGCAACAATAACTGCCAAAAAAGACCAATCGCCATTAACCACAGTAGCTCAACCTCAGGTGTCACAAGCATTAGCTAAGACGATTGTACCAGATACCAAACAACGACAATCTAACAGCAGACCATCACCACCACCTCCACAGCAATCAGCTAACCATGTAATTGGTGTTCCTCATAGATATTCTTCCCCTCCCAGCCGCAATAGGCAAGCTGTGATGCAATCACAAATTCCACAACCAGCAGCCAATGTTAGAAAACAACCTAAAGTCTCTGATCCATCACCATCACATTGA
- the LOC113559130 gene encoding E3 ubiquitin-protein ligase KCMF1-like isoform X2: MSRHEGVSCDACMRGNFKGRRFKCLKCYDYDLCANCYEAGATTPRHSVDHPMQCILTRADFELYYGGESLVSDQPQAFTCPFCGRMGLTEVVLTEHVTAEHPDFTTEVVCPVCAAHPGGDPNLLTDDFSVHLQMQHRASPSVPRDLISFLDEPVARHSVRRIPQSARGMGSTRVRRAINFSGGTRDGSDPIAELLSQLSGVRRAQSNSVPGSSASSSQGTHNVSSQLQQLQMQLQLERQQVRAARQQLERLPRRQGHGSSAAAASLANNNIVGSGAPTQAAGTSSNLLSIQVVDSNSNQNQSARNSSSQYLIKYIDAPLNESEQQKLEIDRADRSFFMQELLLSMLTPNGAMPATITAKKDQSPLTTVAQPQVSQALAKTIVPDTKQRQSNSRPSPPPPQQSANHVIGVPHRYSSPPSRNRQAVMQSQIPQPAANVRKQPKVSDPSPSH; encoded by the exons ATGTCACGTCATGAAG GTGTTAGCTGTGATGCGTGTATGAGAGGAAACTTTAAAGGACGTcgtttcaaatgtttaaaatgctATGATTATGATCTTTGTGCTAATTGTTATGAAGCAGGCGCAACTACACCACGTCATTCAGTTGATCATCCAATGCAGTGTATTTTAACACGTGCTGACTTCGAGCTATACTATGGTGGAGAATCATTGGTATCTGATCAGCCTCAAGCATTCACATGTCCATTTTGTGGACGTATGGGTCTTACAGAAGTAGTGTTAACAGAACATGTTACAGCTGAACACCCAGATTTTACTACTGAAGTT gtatgtCCAGTTTGTGCAGCACACCCAGGAGGTGATCCAAATTTATTAACAGATGatttttctgttcatttaCAAATGCAACATCGTGCCAGTCCAAGTGTTCCCAGAGAtttgatttcattttta GATGAACCTGTTGCAAGACATTCAGTTCGGCGTATACCACAGTCTGCAAGAGGTATGGGAAGTACAAGGGTTCGAAGAGCTATCAATTTCAG TGGTGGAACGAGAGATGGTTCAGATCCAATTGCTGAGCTATTATCGCAGTTAAGTGGAGTTCGTAGAGCACAATCTAATAGTGTGCCTGGATCGTCAGCAAGTAGCTCACAAGGCACTCACAATGTTTCTTCACAGCTGCAACAGTTGCAGATGCAGCTGCAGCTTGAAAGACAACAAGTCAGg gcTGCTAGACAACAATTAGAACGTTTACCTCGACGCCAAGGACATGGTTCATCTGCAGCAGCTGCATCATTggctaacaataatatagttggaTCTGGAGCACCAACACAAGCTGCTGGTACATCATCTAACTTACTTAGTATACAAGTAGTAGATTCAAACTCTAACCAAAATCAGTCTGCACGTAATAGTTCGTCACAATATCTAAtcaa atatattgatGCTCCATTAAATGAATCTGAACAACAGAAATTGGAAATAGATCGTGCTGACCGTAGCTTCTTTAtgcaagaattattattatctatgttgACTCCAAATGGAGCTATGCCAGCAACAATAACTGCCAAAAAAGACCAATCGCCATTAACCACAGTAGCTCAACCTCAGGTGTCACAAGCATTAGCTAAGACGATTGTACCAGATACCAAACAACGACAATCTAACAGCAGACCATCACCACCACCTCCACAGCAATCAGCTAACCATGTAATTGGTGTTCCTCATAGATATTCTTCCCCTCCCAGCCGCAATAGGCAAGCTGTGATGCAATCACAAATTCCACAACCAGCAGCCAATGTTAGAAAACAACCTAAAGTCTCTGATCCATCACCATCACATTGA
- the LOC113559124 gene encoding protein AF-10-like, with amino-acid sequence MNPKAMKEMLGNCSVCSEDKAFDDNPLVYCDGRNCNVAVHKACYGIRVVPKGSWYCNKCVALKKNPSAKVICELCPSKDGALKPTENGNWAHVVCALFIPEVTFIDVHTMEPIKLNEIPPDRFKKVCYICEEKNREPKVSIYGACMTCKKGGCKLGFHVTCAQNVGLLCEEAGNHGRNVQYVGYCKHHYSKLKKSSNIKIKHIAPYRPQNASEISLDEFTHENIDNDGQAKSKKRLPSFNAYEESKEKPQNTTPNHSQTSTRHPKGKMESVSVGSIKQYPIDTQPEKEIKCENVDNSMDVCMVNDELQSDGLKIIEEPNLSCMDPNIPPVNMTNTWIKDPNMMNVSNSITTKNKDSNDQKYFESSIDAPHMLGNALNPNSTMAQQMTDTLNEEIKTHKQFNENNIPTHRPPLLMGPQLYRHVQKPPDVPQSNASGPEWFTNGIGNSSQSLEDLLERQWEQGGSLLMEQAQHFDVASLLSCLYQLKNENIDLEKELATFTRRRDHLLAVNARLAIPLVPQNRTNQVAPTPPNHVETSLPPRSNYLPSMDNQILQQQHRYHQNYAIPSSRHPQQHQRYSPNLAAQSQVIVRGGGIGHDSWNQHNRNHNQTSNPIYQTMQETPNIPTSRHQIGMDNLPKQS; translated from the exons ATGAATC ctAAAGCAATGAAAGAAATGTTGGGAAACTGTAGTGTATGTAGTGAAGATAAAGCATTTGATGATAACCCTTTAGTATACTGTGATGGTCGAAATTGTAATGTTGCTGTACATAAAGCTTGCTATGGGATTCGAGTAGTACCGAAAGGATCGTGGTACTGCAATAAATGTGTagctcttaaaaaaaatccaagtGCCAAAGTAATATGTGAACTGTGCCCATCTAAAGATGGCGCTCTTAAACCAACAGAAAATGGGAATTGGGCTCATGTTGTATGTGCTTTGTTTATTCCTGAAGTGACTTTTATTGATGTTCATACAATGgaaccaattaaattaaatgaaataccacctgatagatttaaaaaagtttgctATATTTGTGAAGAAAAGAATAGAGAACCTAAAGTTTCAATTTATGGTGCTTGCATGACTTGTAAAAAAGGAGGTTGTAAATTAGGATTCCATGTTACTTGTGCGCAAAATGTTGGATTGTTGTGCGAAGAAGCAGGAAACCATGGGCGTAATGTACAATATGTTGGATATTGCAAGCACCattattcaaaacttaaaaagagtagcaatataaaaataaagcacATTGCTCCATATCGTCCTCAAAATGCATCTGAAATATCATTAGATGAATTTACTCATGAAAACATTGACAATGATGGTCAagctaaatcaaaaaaaaggCTTCCATCATTTAATGCTTATGAAGAATCTAAAGAAAAACCACAAAATACTACTCCAAATCATTCTCAAACTTCTACTCGTCATCCTAAAGGTAAAATGGAAAGTGTGTCAGTCGGTAGTATTAAACAGTATCCTATTGATACACAACCTGAGAAAGAAATAAAATGcgaaaatgttgataattcgATGGATGTTTGTATGGTCAATGATGAATTACAGTCTgatggtttaaaaattattgaagaacCAAATTTATCTTGTATGGATCCAAATATTCCCCCAGTTAACATGACAAATACATGGATTAAAGATCCAAACATGATGAATGTATCCAACTCTATCACTACCAAAAATAAAGATTCAAACGATCAAAAGTACTTTGAATCTAGTATTGATGCTCCGCATATGTTGGGAAATGCTTTAAATCCAAATTCCACCATGGCTCAACAAATGACAGATACATTAAATGAAGAAATCAAGACACATAAGCAgttcaatgaaaataatataccaacaCATCGACCACCATTGCTAATGGGCCCCCAATTATATCGCCATGTTCAGAAGCCTCCTGATGTTCCTCAATCAAATGCTTCTGGCCCTGAATGGTTTACTAATGGGATTGGAAATAGTTCCCAAAGTTTAGAAGATCTACTTGAACGGCAATGGGAACAAGGTGGATCATTATTAATGGAACAAGCACAACATTTTGATGTagcatcattattatcatgtttGTATcagttgaaaaatgaaaatattgacttaGAAAAAGAATTGGCTACATTTACTAGACGTAGAGACCATTTATTGGCTGTAAATGCTAGACTAGCTATTCCATTGGTTCCTCAAAATCGGACAAATCAAGTTGCACCAACCCCTCCAAATCATGTTGAAACATCATTACCTCCGAGATCCAACTATTTACCATCTATGGATAATCAGATTCTACAGCAACAACACAGGTATCATCAAAATTATGCAATACCTTCTTCCAGACATCCTCAGCAACACCAACGCTATTCACCTAATCTTGCAGCTCAATCACAAGTTATTGTTAGAGGAGGAGGTATTGGGCATGACTCATGGAATCAACATAATAGAAATCATAACCAAACATCAAATCCAATATATCAAACAATGCAAGAAACACCAAACATACCAACGTCCAGACATCAAATAGGCATGGACAATTTACCTAAGCAAAGCTGA